The following proteins come from a genomic window of Pseudomonas putida:
- a CDS encoding glucose/quinate/shikimate family membrane-bound PQQ-dependent dehydrogenase, translating to MSTDGAKNGSRWLPRLMGVLLLLMGLALLAGGIKLSQLGGSLYYLIAGIGFAVSGALLLAQRRLALGLYGLVLLGSTVWALLEVGLDWWQLVPRLAIWFAIGVVLLLPWARRPLTGPANKANTALLSLAVLASGACALGSQFTHPGEVFGELGRDNSEMGSAAPAMPDGDWQAYGRTEHGDRYSPLRQITPQNAYRLEEAWRIRTGDLPTDNDPVELTNENTPLKANGMLYACTAHSKVLALDPDTGAEIWRYDPQIKTPVGTFKGFAHMTCRGVSYYDENSYVSRDGSPAPKVSDAGQAVAQACPRRLYLPTADARLIAINADNGKVCEGFANQGAIDLTTGIGPFTAGGYYSTSPVAVTRSLVIIGGHVTDNESTNEPSGVIRAYDVHDGHLVWNWDSNNPDDTQPLAPGKTYSRNSANMWSLASVDEDLGMVYLPLGNQTPDQYGANRTPGAEKYSAGVVALDLATGKARWNYQFTHHDLWDMDVGSQPTLVHLKTKEGVKPAIIVPTKQGSLYVLDRRDGSPIVPIREIPVPQGAVKGDHTAPTQARSDLNLLGPDLTEQAMWGATPFDQMLCRIQFRELRYEGQYTPPSEQGSLVYPGNVGVFNWGSVSVDPVRQLLFTSPNYMAFVSKMVPREQVAAGSKRESETSGVQPNTGAPYAVIMHPFMSPLGVPCQAPAWGYVAAIDLFTNKVVWKRKNGTTRDSTPIPIGMPVGVPSMGGSIVTAGGVGFLSGTLDQYLRAYDVNNGKELWKARLPAGGQATPMTYTGKDGKQYVLIVAGGHGSLGTKMGDYIIAYKLAD from the coding sequence ATGAGCACTGACGGTGCCAAGAATGGAAGCCGCTGGCTACCGCGCCTGATGGGCGTACTGCTGTTGCTGATGGGCCTGGCCTTGCTGGCGGGCGGCATCAAGCTCAGCCAGCTCGGCGGGTCGCTGTATTACCTGATTGCCGGTATCGGCTTTGCCGTTTCGGGCGCACTGCTGCTGGCTCAGCGCCGACTTGCCCTGGGCCTGTACGGCCTTGTGCTGCTGGGCAGCACGGTATGGGCACTGCTGGAGGTGGGCCTGGACTGGTGGCAACTGGTGCCGCGCCTGGCCATCTGGTTCGCCATTGGCGTGGTACTGCTGCTGCCGTGGGCACGCCGCCCGCTGACCGGCCCGGCCAACAAGGCCAATACCGCCCTGCTCAGCCTTGCCGTGCTCGCCTCTGGCGCTTGCGCGCTGGGCAGCCAGTTCACCCACCCGGGCGAAGTGTTTGGCGAACTGGGCCGCGACAACAGCGAAATGGGCAGTGCCGCACCCGCCATGCCCGACGGCGACTGGCAAGCCTATGGCCGCACCGAGCATGGTGACCGTTATTCGCCGCTGCGCCAGATCACCCCGCAGAATGCCTACCGCCTGGAAGAAGCCTGGCGCATCCGCACCGGTGACCTGCCAACGGACAACGACCCGGTCGAGTTGACCAACGAAAACACCCCGCTGAAGGCCAACGGCATGCTCTACGCCTGCACCGCCCACAGCAAGGTGCTGGCCCTGGACCCGGACACCGGTGCCGAGATCTGGCGCTACGACCCGCAGATCAAGACCCCGGTGGGTACGTTCAAGGGCTTCGCCCACATGACCTGCCGCGGCGTTTCGTACTATGACGAGAACAGCTACGTCAGCCGCGATGGCAGCCCGGCGCCGAAGGTATCCGACGCAGGCCAAGCTGTCGCCCAAGCCTGCCCGCGCCGCCTCTACCTGCCGACCGCAGACGCCCGCCTGATCGCCATCAATGCCGACAACGGCAAAGTCTGCGAAGGCTTCGCCAACCAGGGCGCGATCGACCTGACTACCGGTATTGGCCCGTTCACAGCCGGCGGTTATTACTCCACCTCGCCGGTGGCGGTCACCCGCAGCCTGGTGATCATCGGCGGCCATGTCACCGACAACGAGTCGACCAACGAGCCTTCCGGCGTGATCCGCGCCTATGACGTGCACGATGGCCACCTGGTCTGGAACTGGGATAGCAACAACCCCGATGACACCCAGCCACTGGCCCCGGGCAAGACCTACAGCCGCAACTCGGCCAACATGTGGTCGTTGGCCAGTGTCGATGAAGACCTGGGCATGGTCTACCTGCCGCTGGGCAACCAGACACCCGACCAGTATGGCGCCAACCGTACCCCGGGTGCGGAGAAGTACAGCGCTGGCGTGGTCGCACTGGACCTTGCCACCGGCAAGGCGCGCTGGAACTACCAGTTCACCCACCACGACCTGTGGGACATGGACGTCGGCAGCCAGCCAACCTTGGTTCACCTGAAGACCAAGGAAGGCGTCAAGCCTGCGATCATCGTACCGACAAAGCAGGGCAGCCTGTACGTGCTCGACCGCCGCGACGGTAGCCCCATCGTGCCGATCCGTGAGATCCCGGTACCGCAAGGTGCGGTCAAGGGTGACCACACTGCACCGACCCAGGCCCGCTCCGACCTCAACCTGCTCGGCCCGGACCTGACCGAACAGGCCATGTGGGGTGCCACACCGTTCGACCAGATGCTGTGCCGCATCCAGTTCCGCGAACTGCGCTATGAGGGCCAGTACACTCCACCGTCCGAGCAAGGCTCGCTGGTCTACCCGGGCAACGTAGGTGTGTTCAACTGGGGCAGCGTCTCGGTCGACCCGGTGCGCCAACTGCTGTTCACCTCGCCCAACTACATGGCCTTCGTGTCGAAGATGGTACCGCGCGAACAGGTTGCCGCCGGCAGCAAGCGCGAAAGCGAAACCAGCGGCGTGCAGCCCAACACTGGCGCGCCTTACGCCGTGATCATGCACCCGTTCATGTCGCCGCTGGGCGTGCCGTGCCAGGCACCGGCCTGGGGTTACGTGGCGGCCATCGACCTGTTCACCAACAAAGTGGTGTGGAAGCGCAAGAACGGCACCACCCGTGACAGCACTCCGATACCGATCGGCATGCCGGTAGGTGTGCCGAGCATGGGCGGCTCGATCGTCACTGCTGGTGGTGTCGGCTTCCTCAGCGGCACTCTGGACCAGTACCTGCGCGCTTATGACGTGAACAACGGCAAGGAACTGTGGAAAGCCCGCCTGCCAGCGGGTGGCCAGGCCACGCCGATGACCTACACCGGCAAGGACGGCAAGCAGTACGTGCTGATCGTCGCCGGCGGCCACGGTTCGCTGGGCACCAAAATGGGCGATTACATCATCGCTTACAAACTCGCCGACTAA
- a CDS encoding carbohydrate porin, which translates to MFSLPNIRYTGTALIALTACFSSTASASEMFASDSPWMLGDWGGTRSELLEKGYDFTLGYTGEMGSNLHGGYDHDRTARYSDQFTFGSHLDLEKILGWQDTELQLTITERHGDNISNDRINDPRVGGFTSAQEVWGRGETWRLTQMWIRQKYFDGALDVKFGRFGEGEDFNSFPCDFQNLAFCGSQVGNWVGGIWYNWPVSQWALRVRYNINDALYAQVGVFEQNPSNLESGNGFKLSGSGTQGAVIPVELVWSPQVNGLKGEYRAGYYYSNAKAQDVLKDSNGQPAAISGAAYRSSSSKHGLWIGAQQQVTSLASDQSRGLSLFANATVHDKKTNAIDNYVQAGLVYKGPFDARAKDDIGFALARVHVNPAYRKNARLANQAAGHYDYDNPGFLPVQDTEYSAELYYGIHLADWLTVRPNLQYIRHPGGVSQVDDALIGGLKIQSTF; encoded by the coding sequence ATGTTCTCACTGCCCAACATTCGCTACACCGGCACCGCTCTGATTGCCTTGACCGCCTGTTTTTCGTCCACAGCCAGCGCCAGTGAAATGTTCGCCAGCGACTCGCCATGGATGCTTGGTGACTGGGGCGGCACCCGCAGCGAGCTGCTGGAAAAAGGCTACGACTTCACCCTCGGCTACACCGGCGAGATGGGCAGCAACCTGCACGGCGGTTACGACCATGACCGCACCGCGCGGTACAGCGACCAGTTCACCTTCGGCAGCCACCTGGACCTGGAAAAAATCCTGGGCTGGCAAGACACCGAACTGCAGCTGACCATCACCGAACGCCATGGGGACAACATCAGCAACGACCGCATCAACGACCCGCGGGTCGGCGGCTTCACTTCGGCCCAGGAAGTCTGGGGCCGGGGTGAAACCTGGCGGCTGACCCAGATGTGGATCAGGCAGAAATACTTCGATGGCGCCCTGGACGTGAAATTCGGCCGCTTCGGTGAAGGCGAGGACTTCAACAGTTTCCCCTGCGACTTCCAGAACCTGGCCTTCTGCGGCTCGCAAGTAGGCAACTGGGTCGGAGGCATCTGGTACAACTGGCCCGTCAGCCAGTGGGCGCTACGTGTGCGCTACAACATCAACGACGCCCTCTATGCTCAGGTCGGGGTGTTCGAGCAGAACCCCTCCAACCTCGAATCCGGCAACGGTTTCAAACTCAGCGGCAGCGGTACCCAGGGTGCCGTAATACCGGTCGAACTGGTGTGGAGTCCGCAGGTCAATGGCCTGAAAGGGGAATATCGCGCCGGGTACTACTACAGTAATGCCAAGGCACAGGATGTTCTCAAGGACAGCAACGGCCAGCCGGCAGCCATCAGTGGCGCCGCCTACCGCAGCAGTTCGAGCAAGCACGGCCTTTGGATCGGCGCCCAGCAGCAGGTTACCTCGCTGGCCTCCGACCAGTCGCGCGGCCTGAGCCTGTTCGCCAATGCCACAGTGCACGACAAGAAGACCAATGCCATCGACAACTATGTGCAGGCAGGACTGGTATACAAGGGCCCCTTCGATGCCCGCGCCAAGGACGACATCGGTTTCGCCCTCGCTCGCGTGCACGTCAACCCCGCCTACCGCAAGAACGCCCGCCTGGCCAACCAGGCGGCAGGCCACTACGACTACGACAATCCGGGTTTCCTGCCCGTGCAGGACACCGAGTACAGCGCTGAACTCTATTACGGCATTCACCTGGCCGACTGGCTCACGGTGCGCCCGAACCTGCAGTACATCCGCCATCCGGGCGGGGTGTCGCAGGTGGACGACGCCCTGATCGGTGGCCTGAAGATCCAAAGCACTTTCTGA
- a CDS encoding TonB-dependent receptor translates to MLCSPLRLSPLAVALWLASSPSQAVELEPQIITANPLGNRELAAPSTVLEGDELLQQQHGSLGETLNKQPGVASTWFGPGASRPVIRGLDGDRIRILRNGVGALDASALSYDHAVPLDPVTVERVEIVRGPAALLYGGNAIGGVVNTFDNRIPDAPIEGIHGAGELRYGGADTTRSSAGKLEAGDGTFALHLDANSRQFNDLRIPGYARSSKVRDADEPGSKHRLENSDGRQDGGAVGGSYHWDHGYAGLSYSRYDSNYGSVAESGVRLDMKQDHYGFASELRDLEGPFSSVKVDAGYTDYEHSEIEEGEVHTTFKNKGYEARIEARHQPIGPLEGVIGAQVSRNEFSALGEEAFVPHTDTDSLALFMLEQWQATERLNLSLGARLEHTRVDPDAKGNENFVDADSASSFNALSLSSGAVYQLDPVWALAANVGYTEQICAPTFYELYANGAHVATGAYEVGDASLNKEKAISADLALRFDNGTHKGSVGVFYSHFRNYIGLIGTGNMREGHDHDHGDDDHDHDHDDGGFPEYQYQGVRARFYGIEAQDRWQLVENRYGSFALELSGDYTRAKNLDSGEPLPRIAPLRLNSGLVWELDRWQARVDVQHAASQHRKPANETSTDGYTTLGASVGYRFDIGQSQWLAFVRGENLTDQTVRYASSILRDIAPAPGRSVEVGLRTTF, encoded by the coding sequence ATGTTGTGCTCTCCCCTACGCCTCTCCCCCCTCGCCGTCGCCCTCTGGCTAGCCTCATCACCCAGCCAGGCTGTGGAACTCGAACCCCAGATCATCACCGCCAACCCACTGGGCAACCGCGAGCTGGCTGCCCCCAGCACCGTGCTCGAAGGCGACGAGCTGCTGCAGCAACAGCACGGTAGCCTGGGCGAAACCCTCAACAAACAGCCCGGCGTCGCCTCCACCTGGTTTGGCCCAGGCGCCAGCCGCCCGGTGATTCGCGGCCTGGACGGTGACCGTATCCGCATCCTGCGTAACGGCGTCGGCGCCCTCGACGCCTCGGCGCTGTCGTACGACCATGCCGTGCCACTGGACCCGGTAACCGTCGAGCGCGTCGAAATCGTCCGTGGCCCCGCCGCCTTGCTCTACGGCGGCAACGCCATCGGTGGGGTGGTCAATACCTTCGACAACCGCATCCCCGACGCGCCCATCGAGGGCATTCACGGTGCCGGTGAACTGCGTTACGGCGGTGCCGATACCACGCGCAGCAGTGCCGGCAAGCTGGAAGCCGGTGACGGCACCTTCGCCCTGCACCTGGATGCCAACAGCCGCCAGTTCAACGACCTGCGCATCCCAGGCTACGCCCGCAGCTCGAAAGTGCGCGACGCTGATGAGCCCGGCAGCAAACACCGCCTGGAAAACAGCGACGGTCGCCAGGATGGCGGCGCAGTGGGCGGTTCCTACCATTGGGATCACGGCTATGCGGGCCTGTCCTACAGCCGCTACGACAGTAACTACGGCTCAGTGGCCGAGTCCGGTGTGCGCCTGGACATGAAGCAGGATCACTACGGCTTCGCCTCCGAACTGCGTGACCTCGAGGGCCCCTTCAGCTCGGTCAAGGTCGATGCCGGTTACACCGATTACGAGCACAGCGAAATCGAAGAAGGCGAAGTGCACACCACCTTCAAGAACAAGGGCTATGAGGCGCGTATCGAGGCCAGGCACCAACCGATCGGCCCGCTGGAAGGCGTGATCGGCGCCCAGGTCAGCCGCAACGAATTCTCGGCACTGGGTGAAGAAGCCTTCGTACCGCACACCGATACCGATAGCCTGGCGTTGTTCATGCTTGAGCAATGGCAGGCCACCGAACGCCTCAACCTGAGCCTGGGTGCGCGCCTGGAACACACCCGCGTCGACCCGGATGCCAAAGGCAACGAAAACTTCGTCGATGCCGACAGCGCCAGCAGCTTCAATGCCTTGAGCCTGTCTTCGGGGGCGGTGTACCAACTCGACCCGGTCTGGGCGCTCGCTGCCAACGTCGGTTACACCGAGCAAATTTGTGCCCCGACCTTCTACGAGCTTTACGCCAACGGCGCCCACGTCGCCACCGGGGCTTATGAAGTCGGTGATGCCAGCCTGAACAAGGAAAAAGCCATCTCCGCCGACCTGGCACTGCGCTTCGACAATGGCACCCACAAGGGCAGCGTCGGGGTGTTCTACAGCCATTTTCGCAACTACATCGGCCTGATCGGCACGGGCAACATGCGAGAGGGCCATGACCACGACCATGGCGACGATGATCATGACCACGATCACGACGATGGGGGTTTCCCTGAGTATCAGTACCAGGGTGTGCGGGCGCGTTTCTACGGCATCGAAGCCCAGGACCGTTGGCAGTTGGTCGAGAACCGCTACGGCAGTTTCGCTCTCGAGCTTTCGGGCGACTACACCCGAGCCAAGAACCTCGACAGCGGCGAGCCGCTGCCGCGCATTGCGCCTTTGCGGCTGAACAGCGGACTGGTCTGGGAGCTGGACCGCTGGCAGGCGCGCGTTGATGTGCAGCATGCCGCGTCGCAGCATCGCAAGCCGGCGAATGAAACCAGTACTGATGGTTACACCACCCTGGGAGCGAGTGTGGGGTATCGCTTCGATATCGGGCAGAGCCAGTGGCTGGCGTTCGTGCGCGGTGAGAACCTGACGGATCAGACCGTGCGTTACGCCAGTTCGATTCTGCGCGATATAGCACCGGCGCCGGGGCGTAGTGTGGAAGTAGGCCTGCGCACGACCTTCTGA
- a CDS encoding VF530 family DNA-binding protein produces MSTANHNALHGKTLEQILTELVAHYQWQGLAERVDVRCFKSDPSIKSSLTFLRKTPWAREKVEQLYVKLQRNA; encoded by the coding sequence ATGAGCACGGCCAACCACAACGCGCTGCACGGCAAGACCCTCGAGCAGATCCTCACCGAGCTGGTGGCGCACTACCAATGGCAGGGCCTGGCCGAGCGCGTGGATGTGCGCTGCTTCAAGAGCGACCCGAGCATCAAGTCGAGCCTGACCTTCCTGCGCAAGACGCCCTGGGCTCGGGAGAAAGTCGAGCAGCTCTACGTGAAACTGCAGCGCAACGCCTGA
- a CDS encoding Pr6Pr family membrane protein: MPRHPWLTLAAVLGWLGLAVQVYLVLLARWQEAASLIGGLINVFGYFTVLTNTLVATVLSYAAFGRESGAKRFFLSPSVSSAVAASIVLVALAYSVLLRHLWQPEGWQWLADELLHDVMPALYVVYWWFAVPKGHLRLWHLGPWALYPAVYFGYALWRGSEIGVYPYPFIDVASLGYGQVMLNALGVLAGFWAIALVLLGLDRWRGRRLARPVQAPSRVKPRKDRA, from the coding sequence ATGCCGCGTCATCCCTGGCTGACCCTGGCCGCAGTGCTTGGCTGGTTGGGCCTTGCTGTGCAGGTGTACCTGGTGCTGCTGGCGCGCTGGCAGGAAGCGGCGAGCCTGATTGGCGGGCTGATCAATGTGTTCGGCTATTTCACGGTGTTGACCAATACCTTGGTGGCGACGGTGCTCAGCTATGCGGCGTTCGGGCGAGAATCGGGCGCGAAACGCTTCTTCCTTTCGCCCTCGGTAAGTTCCGCTGTGGCCGCCAGCATCGTGCTGGTGGCACTGGCCTACAGCGTGCTGCTGCGGCATCTGTGGCAACCCGAGGGTTGGCAATGGCTGGCGGACGAACTGCTGCACGACGTGATGCCGGCCCTTTACGTTGTGTATTGGTGGTTCGCCGTGCCCAAGGGGCATTTGCGGCTCTGGCATCTGGGGCCGTGGGCGCTGTACCCGGCGGTGTATTTCGGCTACGCACTGTGGCGGGGGAGTGAGATCGGGGTCTACCCGTATCCGTTCATCGACGTTGCAAGCCTTGGCTACGGGCAGGTCATGCTCAATGCCTTGGGCGTACTGGCGGGGTTCTGGGCAATTGCGCTGGTACTACTTGGGCTCGATCGCTGGCGCGGGCGGCGGCTTGCTCGGCCTGTACAGGCCCCTTCGCGGGTAAAACCGCGAAAGGACCGGGCCTGA
- a CDS encoding siderophore-interacting protein: MSDTIHRVNHEIRQRRLQVLRVTDLTPRMRRITLAGSELEGFTSLGSDDHIKLLFAETAEQQQAIDARNMGRDGGARPTMREYTPRRIDLVNQELDIDFVLHGDGPASTWAAQAEPGQTLIIAGPRASMVVPDIFDSYLLIGDETAIPAIGRRLEELPAGRRVLAVIQIEDEQERQPLPSKAEVEVIWVKRDEDLLALVQGLNLPEGKLYSWVALEKSLTRQTKALLLEKGAPEDALKAAAYWRAEGTADDE; encoded by the coding sequence ATGAGTGACACCATCCACCGCGTCAATCACGAAATCCGCCAGCGCCGCCTGCAGGTACTGCGGGTTACCGACCTCACCCCGCGCATGCGCCGCATCACCCTCGCGGGCTCCGAGCTGGAAGGCTTCACCAGCCTGGGCAGTGACGACCACATCAAACTGCTGTTCGCCGAAACCGCCGAACAACAGCAGGCCATCGACGCCCGCAATATGGGCCGCGACGGCGGAGCGCGGCCTACCATGCGCGAATACACGCCGCGGCGCATCGACCTGGTCAACCAAGAACTGGACATCGATTTCGTCCTGCACGGCGATGGCCCTGCATCAACCTGGGCTGCACAGGCTGAACCGGGGCAGACGCTGATCATTGCCGGGCCACGGGCTTCGATGGTGGTCCCGGATATCTTCGACAGCTACCTGCTCATTGGTGACGAAACAGCCATTCCGGCCATCGGGCGACGCCTTGAAGAACTGCCGGCAGGCCGGCGGGTGCTGGCGGTCATCCAGATCGAGGATGAGCAGGAGCGCCAACCTCTGCCGAGCAAGGCTGAAGTGGAAGTCATCTGGGTGAAGCGGGATGAGGATTTACTGGCGCTGGTGCAGGGGTTGAACTTGCCTGAGGGCAAGCTGTACAGCTGGGTGGCACTGGAGAAATCGCTGACCCGGCAGACCAAGGCGCTGCTGCTGGAGAAAGGTGCGCCGGAAGATGCCCTCAAAGCGGCTGCCTACTGGCGGGCAGAAGGGACAGCGGACGACGAGTGA
- a CDS encoding PadR family transcriptional regulator, which yields MREHSAHDPFERRPGRGERGPRVFAPGDLKLLMLSLLAEQPGHGYDLIRQIENLFDGSYTPSPGVIYPTLNFLEEAELISGQVQGSKRLYAITQAGRTALAEQAVALDGVRMRIEVSKRALRGHDRPPEIHEAVGNLRHALHMHSGRWAPDEIERVRTLLNDTAKAIAAGPAAPAKENLHE from the coding sequence ATGCGTGAACATTCCGCCCACGACCCTTTCGAACGCCGCCCCGGCCGGGGTGAACGCGGACCAAGGGTATTCGCTCCCGGCGACCTCAAACTGTTGATGCTGTCGCTGCTGGCCGAGCAACCTGGCCACGGCTATGACCTGATCCGCCAGATCGAGAACCTGTTCGATGGCAGCTACACGCCCAGCCCCGGGGTCATCTACCCCACCCTCAACTTTCTCGAGGAAGCAGAGCTGATCAGCGGCCAGGTGCAAGGTAGCAAACGCCTCTACGCCATTACCCAGGCCGGCCGTACCGCCTTGGCTGAACAAGCCGTGGCGCTGGACGGCGTGCGCATGCGCATCGAAGTCAGCAAGCGCGCCCTGCGTGGCCACGACCGTCCGCCAGAAATTCACGAAGCGGTCGGCAACCTGCGCCATGCCCTGCACATGCACAGCGGCCGCTGGGCGCCGGACGAAATCGAACGGGTCCGCACCCTGCTCAACGACACTGCCAAGGCCATCGCCGCCGGGCCGGCCGCCCCTGCTAAGGAGAACCTCCATGAGTGA